From Micromonospora sp. NBC_01699, a single genomic window includes:
- a CDS encoding RNA ligase RtcB family protein — translation MSQQHFLPQSTPTTGLATVRVFASPTSWIESDAVDQCHRVAALDGMIHVAAMPDLHPGKGAPIGAAMASTVLYPFLVGSDIGCGIAVFPIRLKRPVPARLAARFPDLDRALSPKEDADDPAWDVLCSPGSPLPVAGEVPAGHLDGLGTVGRGNHFVELARIETVFEPDHATRLGLAPGDLVLIVHSGSRGLGEQILRAHTSVHGAGPAPDPAAYLAMHDDAVRWGSLNRRLMAARVAHALGAEPTAPIVDQCHNLVEIRDGVYLHRKGAAPGDGRDVLIAGTRGTPSYLVAAHAGPEANHSVAHGAGRKMSRADALRRGRAKHTIEELRRTPVGSLVVCGDRQLLFEEAPTAYKRIEQVITDLVDHDLATPVASTIPVVTYKTPDLGSTPRADRRDHRRKRGRS, via the coding sequence TTGTCTCAGCAACACTTTCTGCCCCAGTCCACGCCGACCACGGGTTTGGCCACCGTCAGGGTGTTCGCCTCCCCGACGAGCTGGATCGAGTCTGACGCGGTCGACCAGTGTCACCGGGTGGCCGCCCTCGACGGCATGATCCACGTCGCCGCCATGCCGGACCTGCACCCCGGCAAGGGCGCCCCGATCGGCGCCGCCATGGCGTCGACCGTGCTGTACCCGTTCCTGGTGGGCTCCGACATCGGTTGCGGTATCGCGGTGTTCCCGATCAGGCTGAAGCGCCCCGTACCCGCGCGGCTCGCCGCCCGGTTCCCCGACCTCGACCGCGCGCTGAGCCCCAAGGAGGACGCCGACGACCCGGCCTGGGACGTGCTGTGTTCGCCCGGCTCGCCGCTCCCCGTGGCGGGCGAGGTTCCCGCCGGCCACCTCGACGGCCTCGGAACGGTCGGCCGGGGCAACCACTTCGTGGAGCTGGCCCGGATCGAAACCGTCTTCGAGCCGGACCACGCGACCCGGCTCGGGCTCGCCCCCGGCGACCTGGTCCTCATCGTCCACAGCGGCTCCCGAGGGCTGGGCGAGCAGATCCTGCGGGCGCACACCTCGGTCCACGGCGCGGGCCCCGCCCCCGACCCGGCCGCCTACCTGGCGATGCACGACGACGCCGTACGGTGGGGGTCACTCAACCGGCGACTGATGGCGGCCAGGGTCGCCCACGCCCTGGGGGCCGAGCCCACCGCCCCGATCGTCGACCAGTGCCACAACCTGGTCGAGATCCGTGACGGGGTCTACCTGCACCGCAAGGGCGCGGCACCGGGTGACGGCCGGGACGTGCTCATCGCCGGTACGCGCGGCACCCCCTCCTACCTGGTGGCCGCGCATGCCGGACCGGAGGCCAACCATTCCGTGGCGCACGGCGCCGGCCGCAAGATGTCCCGCGCCGACGCCCTGCGCCGGGGTCGGGCGAAGCACACAATCGAGGAACTGCGCCGTACGCCGGTGGGGTCGCTCGTGGTGTGCGGCGACCGGCAACTGCTCTTCGAGGAGGCCCCGACGGCCTACAAGCGCATCGAGCAGGTGATCACCGACCTGGTCGACCACGACCTGGCCACGCCGGTGGCCAGCACAATTCCCGTGGTCACCTACAAGACGCCCGACCTCGGGTCCACGCCGCGAGCCGACCGCCGCGACCACCGCCGCAAGCGGGGCCGGTCGTGA